The sequence TTGGAGATTGCTGACGGTGCAGATCAGTCAGAATTGCTTTCTGCAGAAGAATACCAGGCATTAATTGGATAAGATTTCAAACATATTTATAAAGATACTGCCCATTTATTGGGCATTTCTTACTTATATGCTCCTGCGCCCCGGAGTAGAAAACCACGAATATTTCTTTATGTTCGAGGGAATCGACAAAGTTTTGCATCTGGGAATATTTGCAATGCTTGGTTTCTCATTTATGGCGGCTTTCCCGAGAATCAAGTTCTTTTACTTTTTTCAGATCATCCTTATCTACGCCTTCCTCACAGAAATCCTTCAGGAAGAAATGGGTTTCGGCAGATCAATGGAAACTTTAGACATTGTTGCCGACACCATTGGTTGCCTTCTCGGATACTATATATATAAGAGACTCATCAAAAGATATTTTAATTAGATTACGGATTCTTTTAACGACTTCGGTATCTTTCATGTATCACACCGCCATTATACTTCATTTTCATTAGTAGCTTAATCCCGCTCACCGCTGTATCTTTTTCTGTTTACCGCTGCTCTGCATCGGCAACCAGAAAAAGGATGTCGCTTTTATCGGGGCTAGGGTAGTGGTCATGTATCAAAAATCACCAAAGTAAAAATTACATTTCTAAAGTAAGATGTTTTTTTTGTCAAGTAAACCTCATAATCAACATCTCAACAAAACTTCCGATATGCTTTTATCAATAAGACCGACAGGTGAAAAAAATTCCGAATCACTCATAAGCTCTATTAGGGCCTCTATGTTTATAACCTCCATTGCAAAAACGAATGCTTGAGCTCCTTCAGGAGCTCACTGTTCATAGTATATCGGATAGAGTAAATTTTGAGCTCCGTAGGAGTGTGATGTTTTTAGTTTAATCTACAATAAAGAGCATGAGCTCCGTAGGAGCGCCACCTTTCAACCCCCTCTCGAACGCTCCGGCACCTCGACGCATCAACTCTCCCCAACACAACCCCCATCCTTTACCATCCAACCTCCAACCTAATGAAAATTTTTCTCCCACGCTTTCAAGGTTTTACCGTCAAATATGAATTTAATTTGAATTTTATGTTAAATAGATTTGGAAGTGTGGGGGTAAAGTTGGTACTTTTGCCCCACTGAAAACGAGAGTATATCAGTAGCGCAGGAGGGCCTTCGGGCATATAATTTAAGTTACTTTATAGGATGTAAATCAAAAAAAGATTCACTGAAAATTTTTAGCAATAAAAGTTGTGAGAATAAAAAAGATTTGTATCTTTGCAATCCCAATACGGGAAGCGCAGGAGTAGCAGATTGAATGTTTAGGAAAAGGGTTTAGGGTTACTTAAAAAACTTTAAAATTTCTTCAAAAAACATTTGGTCAATTAGAAATAAGTTATTACTTTTGCACACGCAAATACGGCAACGCCCAACGACAGAAAAGGGTAGCTGAGGAAGCGGAAGAGAAGAGATCATTGAAAAATAGATATAACAACCAAGTAAGGAAAAACTAAAGCGTCAAAACTTTGAGTGAGTCAGACAAACATACAATGGAGAGTTTGATCCTGGCTCAGGATGAACGCTAGCGGGAGGCCTAACACATGCAAGCCGAGCGGTAGAGATTCTTCGGAATCTTGAGAGCGGCGCACGGGTGCGGAACACGTGTGCAACCTACCTTTATCAGGGGGATAGCCTTTCGAAAGGAAGATTAATACCCCATAATATATTGAATGGCATCATTTAATATTGAAAACTCCGGTGGATAGAGATGGGCACGCGCAAGATTAGATAGTTGGTGAGGTAACGGCTCACCAAGTCAATGATCTTTAGGGGGCCTGAGAGGGTGATCCCCCACACTGGTACTGAGACACGGACCAGACTCCTACGGGAGGCAGCAGTGAGGAATATTGGACAATGGGTGAGAGCCTGATCCAGCCATCCCGCGTGAAGGACGACGGCCCTATGGGTTGTAAACTTCTTTTGTATAGGGATAAACCTTTCCACGTGTGGAAAGCTGAAGGTACTATACGAATAAGCACCGGCTAACTCCGTGCCAGCAGCCGCGGTAATACGGAGGGTGCAAGCGTTATCCGGATTTATTGGGTTTAAAGGGTCCGTAGGCGGACTCGTAAGTCAGTGGTGAAATCTCATAGCTTAACTATGAAACTGCCATTGATACTGCGGGTCTTGAGTAAGGTAGAGGTAGCTGGAATAAGTAGTGTAGCGGTGAAATGCATAGATATTACTTAGAACACCAATTGCGAAGGCAGGTTACCATGTCTTAACTGACGCTGATGGACGAAAGCGTGGGGAGCGAACAGGATTAGATACCCTGGTAGTCCACGCCGTAAACGATGCTAACTCGTTTTTGGGGCTTTAAGCTTCAGAGACTAAGCGAAAGTGATAAGTTAGCCACCTGGGGAGTACGAACGCAAGTTTGAAACTCAAAGGAATTGACGGGGGCCCGCACAAGCGGTGGATTATGTGGTTTAATTCGATGATACGCGAGGAACCTTACCAAGGCTTAAATGGGAATTGATCGGTTTAGAAATAGACCTTCCTTCGGGCAATTTTCAAGGTGCTGCATGGTTGTCGTCAGCTCGTGCCGTGAGGTGTTAGGTTAAGTCCTGCAACGAGCGCAACCCCTGTCACTAGTTGCTAACATTTAGTTGAGGACTCTAGTGAGACTGCCTACGCAAGTAGAGAGGAAGGTGGGGATGACGTCAAATCATCACGGCCCTTACGCCTTGGGCCACACACGTAATACAATGGCCGGTACAGAGGGCAGCTACACAGCGATGTGATGCAAATCTCGAAAGCCGGTCTCAGTTCGGATTGGAGTCTGCAACTCGACTCTATGAAGCTGGAATCGCTAGTAATCGCGCATCAGCCATGGCGCGGTGAATACGTTCCCGGGCCTTGTACACACCGCCCGTCAAGCCATGGAAGTCTGGGGTACCTGAAGTCGGTGACCGTAACAGGAGCTGCCTAGGGTAAAACAGGTAACTAGGGCTAAGTCGTAACAAGGTAGCCGTACCGGAAGGTGCGGCTGGAACATCTCATTTTAGAGCGTCATTAGACGTTAAACAAATAAAGATACTTAAATGTATCATGTACTTACTTAAAAGAAAACGTTTTAGTTTTTTACTCGGTTGCTTATATTATAAAAATACAAAACCCACTAGAAATTAGTATCAGGGAAAGAGAGATTTTAGTTACAGAAGTTAGAGGTTAGATAATTAGAAGTTAGTTTTAAAGCTAACAACTAAAAACCGACAACCGACAACTAAAAACATGAAGTCTCGTAGCTCAGCTGGTTAGAGCGCTACACTGATAATGTAGAGGTCGGCAGTTCGAGCCTGCCCGAGACTACTAATTGAATTAGAGGTTAGAAGTTAGTAATTAGAAGTTAGTTTTCAACTGACCACTAAAAACCGACAACTGACAACTACTAGAGGGGGAATTAGCTCAGCTGGCTAGAGCGCCTGCCTTGCACGCAGGAGGTCAAGGGTTCGACTCCCTTATTCTCCACAGTTTTGTGCGTTTGATTTAAAAGTACGATGGATAGAGCCAAAACAAATATCCATTTATCAGACAAGCAGAAAGAATTAAGATCATTGACATTAACGGTAAAAATATCACAAAGAGAAAACCGAGCGCAATTAAGCGTTTGAGTTTACAAAAATAGCTTGGTAGCAATACTAAGCAAAAAATACTGAACTAATTAATAATTAGGAAAGAAATCGTTAAGGGCGTATGGCGGATGCCTAGGCTTTCAGAGGCGAAGAAGGACGCGGTAAGCTGCGAAAAGCTGCGGGGATCGGCACACACGAATTGATCCGCAGATGTCCGAATGGGGCAACCCGGCATGTTGAAGACATGTCACCTCGTAAGAGGAGCAAACCAGGAGAACTGAAACATCTAAGTACCCTGAGGAAAAGAAATCGAAGAGATTCCGTAAGTAGTGGCGAGCGAACGCGGATTAGCCCAAAAGTCTTTATATATTTAATAGAATGTTCTGGAAAGAACAGCCATAGAGGGTGATAGCCCCGTACATGAAAGGTATATTTAGATGATAAATGAGTAGGGCGGGACACGTGAAATCCTGTCTGAATATGGGGGGACCATCCTCCAAGGCTAAATACTCCTGAAAGACCGATAGTGAACAAGTACTGTGAAGGAAAGGTGAAAAGCACTTCGAATAGAAGGGTGAAATAGAACCTGAAACCGTACGCCTACAAGCGGTCGGAGCCCACAAGTTGGGTGACGGCGTGCCTTTTGCATAATGAGCCTACGAGTTAATGTTACTAGCGAGGTTAAGGACTTCAGGTCCGGAGCCGGAGCGAAAGCGAGTCTGAATAGGGCGCTTAGTTAGTAGTATTAGACGCGAAACCTTGTGATCTACCCATGGGCAGGTTGAAGCTTTGGTAACACAAAG comes from Chryseobacterium sp. 3008163 and encodes:
- a CDS encoding VanZ family protein encodes the protein MDKISNIFIKILPIYWAFLTYMLLRPGVENHEYFFMFEGIDKVLHLGIFAMLGFSFMAAFPRIKFFYFFQIILIYAFLTEILQEEMGFGRSMETLDIVADTIGCLLGYYIYKRLIKRYFN